A stretch of DNA from Anaeromyxobacter sp.:
CGCGCAGGTTGCGGCCGAGCGTGCTGCGATCGAGCCCGGTGGCCTCGGCCAGCCGCGTCAGGTTGGGCGCCCCGTGCCGCTTGACCGCGTGCAGCAGCGAGAACTGGGTGACCTTGAGGCCGTGCGGGGCCAGCGCCGCGTCGTAGCGCGCCGTCAGCACCAGGGCGGCGCGGCGGGCGTTGGTGCAGAGGCAGGAGACCGGATCCATTGTGGGCATCTACCCGCATCGGCGAGGGGGCGCAACGCCTGGCCCATCCGGGACTGACGGGCGCTCACCCGGAGGCGTCGAGCACCGCGCGCACCCGCGCCAGCAGGGCGCCGGAGGTGAAGGGCTTGGCCAGCAGCTCCACCCCGGGATCGAGCACCCCGTGGTGGCTGATGACGTCCTGGGAGTAGCCGGAGACGAAGAGGACCCGCAGTCCCTGGCGCCGGCGCCGCAGCTCGTCGGCCAGCGCCAGCCCGTCCATGCCGGGCATCACCACGTCGGTGACCAGCAGCTGCAGCGGCCCCTGGTGCCGCGACGCCACCTCCAGCGCCTCGACCCCGCCGGCGGCCACCAGCACCTGGTAGCCGCCGCTCCGCAGCGCCCGCGCCGTGATCTCCCGCACCAGCGGGTCGTCCTCGACCGCCAGCACCGTCTCGGTCCCTCCGGCCACCCGCTCCGGGACCACCGGCCGCGGCGTCACGGCCGCCGCCAGCCGGCGGGGCAGGTTGACCTCGAAGCTGGCGCCCTGGCCCGGCCTGCTCCGGGCCCACACGAAGCCGCCGGCCTGGGTGACGATGCCGTACACCGTGGCCAGCCCGAGCCCGGTGCCGCTCCCCTTCGGCTTGGTGGTGAAGAAGGGCTCGAAGAGGTGGGCCAGCGCCTCCGGCGAGAGGCCGGTGCCGGAGTCCTCCACCGTGAGGCGGACCCACTCGCCGGCCCGGGCCTTCACGTCGCGGGCGGCCTCGGCCTCGTCCACCACGTGGTTGCGGGTGCGCAGGGCCAGCCGGCCGCCGCGGGGCATGGCGTCGCGGGCGTTGACCACCAGGTTGAGGATGACCTGCTCCAGCTGTCCGGGGTCGCAGACCACCGTCCAGGGCCGGGGCTCCAGGTCGACCGAGAGCGCCACGTCCTCGCCCAGCACCCGGCGCAGCAGCCGCTCGCTGGAACGCACCACCTCGTTGAGGTCGAGCGGCACCGGCGCCGTCACCTGCCGGCGGGCGAAGGCCAGCAGCTGGCCGGTCAGCTCGCGGGCCCGGCCGCCGGCGGCGGCGATCTGCGACACGTCCTCCAGCGAGGCGGGCCGGCCCGCCTCCAGGTCCTCCTGCAGCACGCTGCTGGCGCCCAGGATCACCGTGAGCAGGTTGTTGAAGTCGTGCGCCACCCCGCCCGCCAGCCGCCCCACGCTCTCCAGCTTCTGGGCCTGCTGGACGCGCTCCTCTGCGGCCAGCAGGTCCCGCTCGGCGCGCTTGCGGTCGGTGATGTCGCGGGCGTTGCCGATGAGCCCCACCACCCGGCCCTCGGCGTCGCGGTAGGGCGCCTTGGAGGAGAGGAAGGTCCGGTAGCCCTGGGGCCCGAGGATGCGCTCCTCCAGCACCTCCGCCACGCCGGACGCCATGATCCGCTGGTCGGTCTCCATCAGGGTCGCGGCGACCGCCTGGTCGCCGTAGATCTCGAGGTCGGTCCTGCCGAGCACCTGGCCCGGCGCCTTGCCCATGACCTGCAGCGTGGCCGGGTTGGCGAAGAGCCACCGGCCGTCGCGACCCTTCAGGAACACCGGGTCGGGGATGGCGTCGGTGATGGCGTGCAGCAGCGCCTCGCTCTCGCGCAGGTGGCGGGCGCCGGCCAGGTCGCGGCGCCGGGTCAGGCGCAGCCCGGCGAAGAGCAGCGCGGCGGTGACGGCCACGAAGCCGAGCCCCTTGTAGACCGAGAGGAGACGCTGCTGCTCGATGGAGCCGGCCACGGCCGCCACCAGGGTGTCGGACCCGTAGATCCAGACCCCGGAGAGGGCCGCGTAGACCGCCGGGATCCACCACTCCGGGTGCCAGTCGCGCCCGCGGCCTCGTCGAGCCATGCAGCCTCCACCCTCGCGCCCGGCGTCGGCTGCGCCAGCCCCGCTGTGCTCGCGCCCACGATACCCCGGCGCGCTGGCCCGCCCTACCCGCCGCCTCGTCGCGGCTGGCTGGGAGGTGCTGGGAGCCTGGACCGCCGCCCTGGAGGAGCGCAGGCGCTGCGGCGTCTCGCCGCACGCCGGCGCATCCCACCACGACGGGGCCTTCGCGGCGGCGCCGGTGTGGCAGCATGTCCAGTCGATGCGACGCCGTGCCACCTCCCTCGCCGTCGCGCTCTCCGCTCGGCTCACCTGCCGCGACCGCGGCGGCCCCGCTGGTCCTCGACGAGCGCCCAGGTCGGGAGCTCGGGCGCACCTCGACTACCTGGTCGAGGAGGGCACCCCGCTCGACGCGCCGGCGGCGCTGGCGGCCGCTCGCGCCGGCCGCTTCCGCCCGGTGGGCGAGCCGGCCCGCGGGCTCGGCGTCGGCGCCCGCGTGGTGTGGCTCCACGCCGCGCTGCAGGGCGGCTCGCCGGGCTCCTGGCAGGTCACCTGGGACCAGCCGCTGGTGGATCGGCTCGACGCCTGGGTGGTGGGTGGTGGTGCGCCCGTCCACCTCCGGGGGAGCAGGCCAGTCGTGGTGGAGGCGCACCTCTGGAGCGCCTCCCGGGGCTGGAGGTTGTTGCACGCCCTGGGGCTGGGGCTCCCTGGCCGGCCTGGAGACGGGCGCGCTCCTGCTGGTCGTCATCCTCAGCCTGATCATGGGGCTGGTGCCGCACCGCTGGAGCGCTCGCCTGGCGGCGGTGCTGGACGCCTACCTGGCCTACGAGCTGGCCATCACCCGGCCTGGGGGCCCGCTGGCTCTGGCCGGGCTCGCCCCAGTGGGCGGTGGCCGCGCCCCGTTCTTCGCGGCGGCGACCGCGCTGCTGACCGCCGCCTACGCGCGGGCCTACTCCGGACGCCCAGGTGCACCACCCCGCGCCTCGACCGGGCGGCCCGCCTCGTGACCTGGGACCGGCGTGGGTTGGCCGCGGCGCCCCTGCTGCCCCCGCCGGCCCCGGGCGCCTGGCGCTCTACTGCGGCGTGGCGCCGGCGGTGGCTACCTTCGAATGATGGTGGCGCTGGGCGTGGCCGACCACCCGGCGCGGCGCCGCCACCGCCCGCTGGTTCCTGGCGTCCTGCCTGGTGGTGGCGGCCTTCGGCCTGGTGCGCATCGCCTCCATC
This window harbors:
- a CDS encoding PAS domain-containing protein, with the protein product MARRGRGRDWHPEWWIPAVYAALSGVWIYGSDTLVAAVAGSIEQQRLLSVYKGLGFVAVTAALLFAGLRLTRRRDLAGARHLRESEALLHAITDAIPDPVFLKGRDGRWLFANPATLQVMGKAPGQVLGRTDLEIYGDQAVAATLMETDQRIMASGVAEVLEERILGPQGYRTFLSSKAPYRDAEGRVVGLIGNARDITDRKRAERDLLAAEERVQQAQKLESVGRLAGGVAHDFNNLLTVILGASSVLQEDLEAGRPASLEDVSQIAAAGGRARELTGQLLAFARRQVTAPVPLDLNEVVRSSERLLRRVLGEDVALSVDLEPRPWTVVCDPGQLEQVILNLVVNARDAMPRGGRLALRTRNHVVDEAEAARDVKARAGEWVRLTVEDSGTGLSPEALAHLFEPFFTTKPKGSGTGLGLATVYGIVTQAGGFVWARSRPGQGASFEVNLPRRLAAAVTPRPVVPERVAGGTETVLAVEDDPLVREITARALRSGGYQVLVAAGGVEALEVASRHQGPLQLLVTDVVMPGMDGLALADELRRRRQGLRVLFVSGYSQDVISHHGVLDPGVELLAKPFTSGALLARVRAVLDASG